The following are encoded together in the Streptomyces sp. NBC_00358 genome:
- a CDS encoding prolyl oligopeptidase family serine peptidase, protein MSTEPHLPYGTWPSPITAEAVADASGSTSWPSGAGEENWWCASDPATATVRLLRNAPGHEEPVPVLAPGVSVRNRSLGYGGKPYWVRAADPATGSHLLVFTDHRDQRLYRAEVPRLGVAEDDAFPVPVPLTPADPPDRETCWADPVTGPDGTEVWCVRETTRSATGPHDADPAVRTVREIVAVPLSGAAADDPGALRVVARSHHFLCGHRLSPDGGRLAWIGWDHPHMPWDSSELMVAELHDGVAGEPVRLLGGSHDGTEVSVSQAAWAGPDTLYAMADPDGWWNLHRVDLATDRPTPTAITNVLPLQQDCAGPIWRVGASWFAVTPYGVVLPHGNGSQRLSRWSPEDGELTELADGWSSFQGDLWSDGERILVRAADPALGSALLSVSLAPGSGPARRTRPKSEDPLAPWQPRPERRTVHDAQGRPVHFLLHRPTHPTVTAPEGELPPLLVQVHGGPTSSTGVTADLEYSFFTSRGFTVADVDYGGSTGYGRAYRDRLRGQWGVVDVDDCVTVAHALAAEGLADPARTAVRGGSAGGWTTLACLVHTDVFCAGTVLYPISDPERWRADQTHDFESRYVDTLVGALPQDQARFDKISPAANADRITVPLVMLQGADDFICRPDQATCIVDNLGERGVWHRFLLFEGEGHGFRRADTVRRSLLAEVALYREVLGAHIAPDVSLDADAL, encoded by the coding sequence ATGTCCACCGAGCCCCACCTGCCCTACGGCACCTGGCCGTCCCCGATCACCGCCGAAGCGGTCGCCGACGCCTCCGGATCCACCTCCTGGCCCTCCGGAGCCGGCGAAGAGAACTGGTGGTGCGCCTCCGACCCGGCCACCGCGACCGTACGGCTGCTGCGCAACGCCCCCGGCCACGAGGAGCCCGTCCCCGTCCTCGCCCCCGGCGTCTCCGTGCGCAACCGCTCCCTCGGCTACGGCGGCAAGCCGTACTGGGTCCGCGCCGCCGATCCGGCCACAGGCAGCCACCTGCTGGTCTTCACCGACCACCGCGACCAGCGGCTGTACCGCGCCGAGGTGCCCCGCCTCGGGGTCGCCGAGGACGACGCGTTCCCGGTGCCCGTGCCGCTCACCCCGGCCGACCCGCCCGACCGGGAGACCTGCTGGGCCGACCCGGTGACCGGCCCGGACGGTACCGAGGTGTGGTGCGTGCGGGAGACCACCCGCTCCGCCACCGGACCGCACGACGCCGACCCGGCCGTCCGCACCGTGCGCGAGATCGTCGCCGTACCGCTGTCCGGCGCCGCCGCCGACGACCCCGGCGCGCTGCGCGTGGTGGCCCGCTCGCACCACTTCCTCTGCGGTCACCGGCTCTCCCCGGACGGCGGGCGGCTCGCCTGGATCGGCTGGGACCACCCCCATATGCCCTGGGACAGCTCAGAGTTGATGGTCGCCGAGCTGCACGACGGCGTCGCGGGCGAGCCCGTCCGGCTGCTCGGCGGCAGCCACGACGGCACCGAGGTCTCCGTCTCCCAGGCCGCATGGGCGGGCCCCGACACCCTCTACGCCATGGCGGACCCGGACGGCTGGTGGAACCTGCACCGCGTCGACCTGGCCACCGACCGGCCGACACCCACCGCGATCACCAACGTCCTTCCCCTCCAGCAGGATTGCGCCGGACCCATCTGGCGCGTCGGCGCGAGCTGGTTCGCCGTGACGCCGTACGGCGTCGTGCTGCCGCACGGCAACGGCTCGCAACGGCTGTCCCGTTGGTCGCCCGAGGACGGCGAACTGACCGAACTCGCCGACGGCTGGAGCAGCTTCCAGGGCGACCTCTGGTCGGACGGCGAACGGATCCTGGTCCGCGCCGCCGACCCGGCCCTCGGCTCCGCCCTGCTGTCGGTGTCCCTGGCCCCCGGCTCCGGCCCGGCCCGACGTACCAGGCCCAAGTCCGAGGACCCGCTGGCCCCTTGGCAGCCCCGGCCCGAACGCCGCACCGTCCACGACGCGCAGGGCCGCCCCGTCCACTTCCTGCTGCACCGTCCCACCCACCCCACCGTCACCGCACCCGAGGGCGAACTGCCGCCCCTGCTCGTGCAGGTCCACGGCGGCCCGACGAGTTCCACCGGCGTCACCGCCGACCTGGAGTACTCCTTCTTCACCAGTCGCGGCTTCACCGTCGCGGACGTCGACTACGGCGGCTCCACCGGCTACGGCAGGGCCTACCGCGACCGGCTGCGCGGCCAGTGGGGAGTGGTGGACGTCGACGACTGCGTCACCGTCGCCCACGCCCTGGCCGCCGAAGGCCTGGCGGATCCCGCGCGTACGGCCGTGCGCGGCGGCTCGGCCGGCGGCTGGACGACCCTGGCCTGTCTGGTCCACACCGACGTCTTCTGCGCGGGCACGGTCCTCTACCCGATCAGCGACCCGGAACGATGGCGGGCCGACCAGACCCACGACTTCGAGTCCCGCTACGTGGACACCCTCGTCGGCGCCCTCCCGCAGGACCAGGCTCGATTCGACAAGATCTCACCCGCCGCGAACGCCGACCGCATCACCGTGCCGCTGGTGATGCTCCAGGGCGCGGACGATTTCATCTGCCGCCCCGACCAGGCCACTTGCATCGTGGACAACCTGGGCGAACGCGGAGTCTGGCACCGCTTCCTGCTCTTCGAGGGCGAGGGACACGGCTTCCGCCGCGCCGACACCGTCCGCCGCTCCCTGCTGGCCGAAGTCGCCCTCTACCGCGAGGTCCTCGGCGCCCACATCGCCCCAGACGTCTCCCTGGACGCCGACGCCCTGTGA